In the Bactrocera tryoni isolate S06 unplaced genomic scaffold, CSIRO_BtryS06_freeze2 scaffold_11, whole genome shotgun sequence genome, one interval contains:
- the LOC120779437 gene encoding uncharacterized protein LOC120779437 isoform X1 produces the protein MKEPNVSRQVLRQNILRERSGPARCTEMLSIEQTFKCFMNVEMADIIMRHINKLAKETYNAYNNAHPNTTPKPWTPVSIKELYAFFDILIMTGANHGNGEHVRDLWSVKNYPLYRATMGVNRSCSILRFLRFDDKNTRTTRLLTDKAAPISELWTMMNNNLAAHYKPSSCLTIDEQLFPYRGRTRFTQYIPSKPAKYGVKVRWICDATNAYPLHGQIYTRQAETGRETNQGERMVKDLSAKYQGSGRNITMDNFFTTLPVADLLLTWKLTIVGTLRKNKSYIPQEMKQNENRTIGSTTFGFKNNVTMCSYVPNKNKAVILLSTMHNDAEIADSGKPEII, from the coding sequence ATGAAAGAACCAAATGTAAGTCGTCAGGTACTcagacaaaatattttaagagaaCGTTCTGGACCAGCTAGATGCACTGAAATGTTGTCAATAGAGCAAACATTCAAATGTTTCATGAACGTTGAAATGGCTGATATAATTATGCGCCACATAAATAAGTTAGCAAAAGAAACTTATAATGCTTACAACAATGCGCATCCAAACACAACTCCTAAGCCATGGACGCCTGTGTCAATAAAAGAGCTGTATGCTTTTTTTGACATACTTATTATGACTGGTGCGAACCATGGCAATGGAGAACATGTTCGAGATTTATGGAGCGTCAAAAACTATCCTTTATATCGCGCCACAATGGGAGTCAACCGTTCCTGTTCGATATTGCGGTTCCTAAGATTTGACGATAAAAACACTCGTACAACACGCTTACTAACTGATAAAGCAGCACCGATCAGTGAGTTGTGGACGATGATGAACAATAATCTTGCTGCACATTACAAGCCCAGCTCATGCTTGACGATTGATGAACAATTATTTCCTTACCGTGGACGCACACGGTTTACGCAGTACATACCGTCAAAACCTGCTAAATATGGTGTCAAGGTTCGGTGGATTTGCGATGCCACAAATGCATATCCACTGCATGGACAAATATATACTCGCCAAGCAGAAACTGGTAGGGAAACGAACCAAGGCGAACGTATGGTGAAGGATTTGTCTGCCAAATACCAAGGAAGTGGCCGAAACATTACAATGGACAATTTTTTTACGACCTTGCCAGTTGCAGACCTGCTTCTCACCTGGAAACTCACGATCGTTGGAACTTTacgcaaaaacaaatcatatattCCTCAAGAAATGAAGCAGAACGAAAACAGGACAATTGGTTCAAcgacatttggcttcaaaaataatgtgacAATGTGCTCTTATGTtcccaataaaaataaagcagtaaTTTTGCTTTCGACCATGCATAATGATGCTGAAATAGCCGACAGTGGGAAAcctgaaataatttaa